From Draconibacterium halophilum, one genomic window encodes:
- a CDS encoding efflux transporter outer membrane subunit, with protein MRLILLLIFKKFNVKIYRLFGRMVLVTIICISLTYCSPKTTSINLPIDTPENFSVQGVTETPDKWWTVFEDEQLNSLIDSALQNNMDLQTTWYRLQESQAIIDRVSAEMYPSFDGSAQAEINNRQSEFQQSQRFRIGLYSEYEIDLWGRINSSVEAQQFRAAASFEDYQTAVISLSAEISRTWYNLVVATNQLQLAENQVETNEKTLSLIKIRFGSGQIRGVDILRQIQLLEATKEQKINAELNVKILENQLAVLVGKSPQEKPGYLLPPLPEPPALPDPGIPATLIQRRPDVRSAYNLLQAADREAAAAISNKYPRLTLSASISSGAYDIEDLFTDLGRGIAANLLAPVFRGGELNAEADRAEALKQQRLYQYGNVVLTAFREVEDALVQEQKQIQIIKSIQEQVELAAKTIEQLKTEYLNGMSNYLDVLTALDEEQQLRRDLLRAKLALIEYRIALYRALAGGLESQQNL; from the coding sequence ATGCGACTTATTCTTTTACTTATTTTTAAAAAATTCAATGTTAAAATTTATCGTCTTTTCGGTCGAATGGTTTTGGTAACCATTATATGTATTTCACTAACCTACTGTTCACCAAAAACTACAAGTATTAATTTACCTATAGATACGCCTGAAAATTTTTCAGTTCAGGGAGTTACTGAAACTCCCGACAAATGGTGGACAGTTTTTGAAGATGAGCAATTAAATTCATTAATTGACAGTGCACTTCAAAATAATATGGATCTGCAAACTACGTGGTACAGGCTTCAGGAATCGCAGGCTATTATAGATCGGGTATCTGCGGAAATGTACCCTTCATTCGACGGATCGGCACAGGCAGAAATAAACAACAGGCAGTCAGAATTTCAGCAAAGCCAACGGTTCAGGATCGGGTTGTATTCTGAATATGAAATTGATTTATGGGGAAGAATAAATTCGAGTGTTGAAGCACAGCAGTTTCGGGCAGCAGCCTCATTTGAAGATTACCAGACAGCAGTAATTTCTCTTTCGGCCGAAATTTCCCGCACATGGTACAATTTAGTTGTAGCGACAAATCAACTACAGCTCGCCGAAAACCAGGTAGAAACCAATGAAAAAACGCTAAGCCTGATAAAAATCCGGTTTGGCAGCGGACAAATTCGGGGAGTCGACATATTGCGGCAAATCCAGTTGCTTGAGGCAACAAAAGAGCAAAAAATAAACGCTGAATTAAATGTAAAAATACTGGAGAATCAATTAGCAGTTTTGGTTGGCAAATCGCCACAGGAAAAACCAGGCTATTTACTGCCTCCACTTCCCGAGCCACCTGCATTGCCCGATCCCGGCATTCCGGCTACTCTGATTCAACGCCGACCCGATGTCAGAAGCGCGTACAATCTTTTACAGGCGGCCGACCGCGAGGCAGCGGCGGCAATAAGCAATAAATATCCACGACTTACTTTAAGCGCATCAATTTCTTCCGGTGCTTATGATATTGAAGATCTATTTACCGATTTGGGACGTGGAATTGCCGCCAATCTTCTTGCTCCGGTTTTTCGGGGTGGAGAATTAAATGCAGAAGCAGACCGTGCAGAGGCATTAAAACAACAGCGGCTTTACCAATACGGGAATGTGGTTTTGACTGCTTTTCGTGAAGTGGAAGATGCACTGGTGCAGGAACAAAAACAAATTCAAATTATCAAGAGCATACAGGAACAGGTTGAACTGGCGGCTAAAACTATTGAACAGTTAAAAACAGAATATCTGAATGGCATGAGCAACTATCTCGACGTGCTAACCGCTCTGGATGAGGAACAACAATTACGGAGGGATTTGCTCCGGGCAAAGCTGGCATTAATTGAATATCGGATCGCATTGTATCGTGCACTGGCCGGGGGACTCGAATCTCAACAAAATCTGTAA